The following are encoded in a window of Paracoccus seriniphilus genomic DNA:
- a CDS encoding ABC transporter permease, protein MSDTTAARPTDKKRDFNIARLLLEGRAFFALIAIIVVFSILSPNYFTVGNFLIMASHVAIYGILAIGMLLVILNGGIDLSVGSILAFAGVAAGAMMQGIEIQAMGVILYPPVWAVVVLTCLLGALVGAVNGVLIAIFKVPAFVATLGVMYVARGIALLMTNGLTYNNLSGRPELGNTGFDWLGFNRIAGVPISVIVLALLAVLGGLMLSRSSFGRWLYASGGNERAAELSGVPTRRVKITVYTLSGMLSAIAGLVLASQLTSAGPTAGVTYELTAIAAVVIGGAALTGGRGTMRGTMLGAFVIGFLSDGLVIIGVSSYWQTVFTGAVIVLAVLMNSLQYGGSRKS, encoded by the coding sequence ATGTCGGACACCACCGCCGCACGCCCCACCGACAAGAAGCGCGATTTCAATATCGCGCGGCTGTTGCTGGAAGGCCGGGCATTCTTTGCATTGATCGCAATCATTGTCGTCTTTTCAATCCTGTCACCCAACTATTTCACGGTCGGAAACTTTCTGATCATGGCCAGCCATGTGGCGATCTATGGCATTCTGGCCATCGGCATGCTGCTGGTGATCCTGAATGGCGGCATCGACCTGTCGGTGGGATCCATTCTTGCCTTTGCAGGGGTCGCAGCCGGGGCCATGATGCAGGGTATCGAGATTCAGGCCATGGGCGTGATCCTCTATCCGCCAGTCTGGGCTGTGGTCGTGCTGACCTGCCTGCTGGGCGCATTGGTCGGGGCCGTCAACGGCGTGCTGATCGCGATCTTCAAGGTTCCGGCCTTCGTGGCAACCCTTGGCGTGATGTATGTTGCGCGGGGCATTGCCCTGCTGATGACGAACGGGCTGACCTACAACAATCTGTCTGGCCGCCCCGAGTTGGGAAATACCGGCTTTGACTGGCTGGGCTTCAACCGGATTGCGGGGGTGCCGATCTCGGTCATCGTATTGGCCCTGCTGGCGGTTCTGGGCGGGCTGATGCTGTCTCGTTCCTCGTTCGGGCGCTGGCTCTATGCCTCGGGCGGCAACGAGCGTGCCGCCGAACTGTCAGGCGTTCCGACGCGGCGGGTCAAGATCACTGTCTATACGTTGTCAGGCATGTTGTCTGCCATCGCGGGTCTGGTCCTGGCCTCGCAGCTGACCTCTGCCGGACCAACCGCCGGTGTCACCTATGAGTTGACCGCAATCGCTGCCGTCGTCATTGGCGGCGCGGCACTGACCGGCGGTCGCGGCACCATGCGCGGCACCATGCTGGGCGCTTTCGTGATCGGCTTTCTGTCGGACGGTCTGGTGATCATCGGAGTGTCCTCCTACTGGCAAACCGTCTTTACCGGCGCGGTCATCGTTCTGGCCGTCCTGATGAATTCGCTTCAATATGGCGGGTCCCGCAAATCCTGA
- a CDS encoding D-ribose ABC transporter substrate-binding protein translates to MFKLTRRTLLAAAATIPLMAGSAWADGLISIIVNDPANPYWFTEGEIAKKTAEELGYSANVAAHKGDTNAESTLVDTAITNKSVAIILDPANADGSVGAVKKAVDAGIPVFLVNAEINQEGLAKSQLVSNNAQGAAMGAQQWVESVGDSGDYVELFGNPSDNNAATRSNGYETVLTQYPDLNKVGQEVANWDRTQGYQKMQSLLQANPDITGVISGNDEMALGAIAALKEAGKLEQVKVGGFDGSPDAVEAVKAGEMQYTVLQPVAVFSEAAVRQADNFIKTGETGVESEKQLFDCLLITKDNVDQYSAAFVLDQ, encoded by the coding sequence ATGTTCAAACTGACGCGCCGCACATTGCTGGCTGCCGCTGCAACCATCCCGCTGATGGCCGGTTCCGCATGGGCCGATGGCCTGATTTCGATCATCGTGAATGATCCGGCAAACCCCTATTGGTTCACCGAGGGCGAGATCGCGAAGAAAACCGCCGAAGAACTGGGTTACTCTGCCAATGTTGCCGCCCATAAAGGCGACACCAATGCCGAAAGCACGCTGGTCGATACCGCCATCACCAATAAATCGGTGGCGATCATTCTGGATCCGGCCAATGCTGACGGTTCGGTCGGCGCCGTCAAGAAGGCCGTCGACGCAGGCATTCCCGTGTTCCTTGTGAATGCGGAAATCAACCAGGAAGGTCTGGCAAAATCGCAGCTGGTCTCGAACAACGCACAGGGTGCGGCCATGGGCGCACAGCAATGGGTCGAATCCGTGGGCGACAGCGGCGACTATGTCGAACTGTTCGGCAACCCTTCGGACAACAATGCCGCGACACGATCGAACGGCTATGAAACCGTGCTGACGCAATATCCCGATCTCAACAAGGTCGGCCAGGAAGTCGCGAACTGGGATCGCACGCAGGGCTATCAGAAAATGCAGTCTCTGCTGCAGGCCAACCCCGACATCACCGGCGTGATATCGGGCAATGACGAAATGGCACTGGGTGCGATCGCGGCGCTGAAAGAGGCCGGCAAGCTGGAACAGGTCAAGGTCGGCGGCTTTGACGGCTCTCCCGATGCGGTCGAGGCGGTGAAGGCCGGCGAGATGCAATATACCGTACTGCAACCCGTCGCGGTGTTCTCGGAAGCCGCCGTCCGTCAGGCCGACAACTTCATCAAGACCGGTGAAACCGGCGTCGAGAGTGAAAAGCAACTGTTCGATTGCCTGCTGATCACCAAGGACAATGTCGATCAGTACAGCGCGGCTTTCGTTCTGGACCAGTAA
- a CDS encoding FGGY-family carbohydrate kinase, with the protein MPLLLGIDNGLTVTKAVIFDETGQPISIARRRVAQSMPRPRHVERDMDDLWTQTAAAIAEAIANCPRPASEILAVAATAHGDGVYLLDERRRPLGPGILSLDSRAAEIAAHWDTDGTADTALQRTGQTPHASAPSALLAWIRDHDPQRFSRIAHVLACKDWLRFCLTGEIATDLTEASTSFTDVETQVFAKDILPIFGLAQLEGALPPILNPSDIAGYVTPHAAQATGLVAGTPVAAGLHDVTASSLGAGGYGHGRIAIVAGTYSINETVSAAPHTDKRWFCRNGLSRGEWNNMSISPASAANYDWFLDTFCQTDKHAAEAAGRSLHVDIIPEIQQAMAQPSTAIFHPFLFGSPMGADASAAFFGLRGWQDRGQALRAVIEGIAFNHRIHVDALREGFAPDSAVLTGGISRSPLFSQIFADVLQIPVEVTDTDEAAAWGAALCAGVAAGIFTDCADEPRDLKQLTKTYIPDPTRSARLDRRYEIFLDLAKVLEPIWPRIEALGGEKQ; encoded by the coding sequence ATGCCCCTGCTGTTAGGCATCGACAATGGATTGACCGTCACCAAGGCGGTGATCTTTGACGAAACCGGCCAGCCGATTTCCATCGCGCGCCGCCGCGTTGCGCAATCCATGCCTCGGCCACGACATGTCGAGCGCGACATGGACGACCTGTGGACGCAAACCGCTGCCGCCATTGCCGAGGCCATTGCCAACTGCCCCCGTCCGGCCAGCGAGATACTTGCCGTTGCCGCCACCGCCCATGGCGACGGGGTGTATCTTCTGGATGAACGGCGCCGCCCGCTAGGCCCCGGCATCCTGTCGCTGGACAGTCGCGCCGCCGAGATCGCGGCCCACTGGGACACTGACGGCACCGCCGACACCGCCTTGCAGCGCACGGGTCAAACCCCGCATGCCTCGGCTCCCTCGGCCTTGCTGGCATGGATCCGCGATCACGATCCGCAGCGATTCAGCCGGATCGCCCATGTCCTGGCCTGCAAGGACTGGCTGCGGTTCTGCCTGACCGGAGAGATCGCCACCGATCTGACCGAGGCCAGCACATCCTTCACGGATGTAGAGACTCAGGTCTTTGCCAAGGACATCCTGCCGATTTTCGGCCTGGCGCAACTGGAGGGTGCCCTGCCGCCCATACTGAATCCTTCCGACATCGCAGGATATGTGACGCCACATGCCGCGCAGGCCACCGGACTGGTCGCCGGCACCCCCGTCGCTGCAGGGCTGCATGATGTGACAGCATCATCTCTTGGCGCGGGCGGCTATGGCCACGGGCGCATTGCGATCGTAGCGGGAACCTATTCGATCAATGAAACCGTCTCGGCAGCGCCCCATACTGACAAACGCTGGTTCTGCCGCAACGGGCTGAGCAGGGGCGAATGGAACAATATGTCCATCTCACCGGCCTCGGCTGCGAATTACGACTGGTTCCTGGATACGTTCTGCCAGACCGACAAGCACGCCGCCGAGGCCGCCGGCCGGTCACTGCATGTCGACATCATCCCCGAGATCCAGCAGGCGATGGCCCAACCCTCGACAGCGATCTTTCATCCCTTCCTCTTCGGTTCTCCCATGGGGGCCGATGCCAGCGCGGCGTTCTTCGGGCTGCGTGGTTGGCAGGATCGCGGTCAGGCCCTGCGCGCGGTGATCGAGGGCATCGCCTTCAACCATCGCATCCATGTCGATGCACTGCGTGAGGGCTTTGCTCCGGATTCTGCTGTTCTGACCGGAGGAATATCTCGCAGCCCATTGTTTTCACAAATTTTTGCAGATGTTCTTCAGATTCCCGTTGAGGTCACTGACACCGATGAGGCTGCGGCCTGGGGTGCCGCCCTTTGCGCCGGCGTGGCGGCCGGGATTTTCACGGATTGCGCTGATGAGCCGCGCGATCTGAAACAACTGACCAAGACCTATATCCCTGACCCCACCCGCAGCGCCCGGCTTGACCGGCGCTATGAGATCTTTCTGGATCTGGCAAAGGTATTAGAGCCCATCTGGCCTCGTATCGAGGCACTGGGCGGAGAGAAGCAATGA
- a CDS encoding glycerol-3-phosphate dehydrogenase/oxidase has translation MTEIRDVDVLILGAGINGAGLFRDLCEQGLNCVITDKGDFGGGTSSAPSRLIHGGIKYLETAELGLVAQSTLERNLLLKNAPHLVRPLPTVIPIFSWFKGIPAALRTLFGSTTAPRSRGAVLMKIGLSMYDFYGRRHRVMPRHELWSKGRALKEIPPLTPRIVAAGQYYDATVTQPERLVWELISDGLRASPKAAALNYTDITQTDGTDVHLRSPDGQIALRPRVVVNAAGPWIDRVNEQLGAPSHLIGGTKGSHILLDHPELIAALKGRMIYFEADDGRICLVFDYLGRALVGSTDIRADDPDNVICEDSEVAYFMSALRSLLPGLDFSEDQIVYAYSGIRPLPASDGTDPGLISRDHSAPVAEPEDQRQWPVISLVGGKWTTFRGFSEEVADMILQRIGIKRQTSTQQLAIGGGRDMPAPVHRADWIRKAAAATGAAPARAECLLSRYGSTAMMMLSAEGAAPEMLEDARDYSLGELAWIVKHERVRDLRDLVMRRTPLAVSGRLTSRDLATISVLCGDILGWNDVERESQLSRTSEFLETRHRIKLRAA, from the coding sequence ATGACCGAAATTCGCGATGTTGACGTGCTGATCCTTGGAGCTGGCATCAACGGTGCAGGACTGTTTCGCGATCTCTGCGAACAGGGGCTGAATTGCGTCATTACCGACAAGGGCGATTTCGGCGGCGGCACATCCTCGGCGCCTTCGCGCCTGATCCATGGCGGCATCAAATACCTCGAGACCGCCGAGCTGGGGCTGGTTGCCCAATCCACGCTTGAGCGCAATCTGTTGCTGAAGAACGCCCCGCATCTGGTGCGACCACTTCCGACCGTCATTCCAATCTTCTCATGGTTCAAGGGCATTCCCGCCGCGCTGCGCACGCTGTTCGGTTCTACAACCGCACCGCGCAGCCGCGGGGCCGTGCTGATGAAGATCGGCCTGTCGATGTATGATTTCTATGGTCGCCGCCATCGGGTGATGCCTCGCCACGAACTTTGGTCCAAGGGCCGTGCGCTGAAGGAAATCCCCCCCCTGACACCGCGCATCGTCGCGGCGGGACAATATTACGATGCCACTGTCACCCAGCCCGAGCGGCTCGTCTGGGAGTTGATCTCCGACGGGCTGCGCGCCTCACCCAAGGCCGCGGCCCTGAACTATACGGATATCACGCAAACCGACGGCACGGATGTTCACCTGCGATCTCCGGATGGCCAGATCGCCCTGCGTCCCCGGGTCGTTGTCAATGCGGCCGGGCCATGGATCGATCGCGTGAACGAACAGCTTGGCGCGCCGTCGCATCTGATCGGCGGCACCAAGGGTTCGCATATCCTGCTGGACCACCCCGAACTGATAGCGGCGCTCAAGGGCCGGATGATCTATTTCGAGGCCGATGACGGGCGAATTTGCCTCGTCTTTGACTACCTTGGCCGCGCATTGGTCGGCTCAACGGACATTCGCGCCGATGATCCGGACAATGTCATCTGCGAGGACAGCGAGGTCGCCTATTTCATGTCGGCACTGCGCAGCCTTTTGCCCGGCCTGGACTTCAGCGAGGACCAGATCGTCTACGCCTATTCCGGCATCCGCCCCCTTCCTGCCAGCGACGGAACCGACCCCGGGTTGATCAGCCGCGACCACTCGGCCCCGGTGGCCGAGCCAGAGGATCAACGCCAATGGCCTGTCATTTCGTTGGTCGGCGGCAAATGGACCACCTTTCGCGGATTTTCAGAAGAAGTTGCGGATATGATCTTGCAGCGCATTGGGATAAAACGGCAAACCAGCACGCAGCAGCTGGCCATCGGCGGCGGGCGCGACATGCCTGCCCCGGTTCACCGTGCCGATTGGATTCGCAAGGCCGCGGCGGCCACGGGGGCAGCTCCGGCACGGGCCGAGTGCCTGCTGTCGCGCTATGGCAGCACCGCGATGATGATGCTTTCCGCTGAGGGCGCGGCACCAGAAATGCTGGAGGACGCCAGAGATTACAGCCTCGGCGAACTGGCATGGATCGTCAAACATGAGCGGGTCCGGGATCTGCGCGACCTTGTCATGCGCCGCACGCCACTGGCGGTCAGTGGTCGCCTGACCTCACGCGATCTTGCCACTATATCAGTGCTTTGTGGTGACATTCTCGGATGGAATGATGTCGAGCGCGAATCCCAGCTGAGCCGCACTTCCGAATTCCTGGAAACCCGGCACAGGATCAAGCTGCGCGCGGCGTAA